In Penicillium oxalicum strain HP7-1 chromosome I, whole genome shotgun sequence, a single window of DNA contains:
- a CDS encoding Exportin-T, which yields MNPSKNPNPALPPPFSIVTASRTPPHTRLAVANAIEIASNPHPDLTLKSQAFDFLNQLRSDPSGWPVCLRLFLKSPPQSEIVRHASLEVINSAAQTGLIDLDSLAYVRDELMTYIRNVYGPENAATPDAPYIQNKLAQTVTYLFAGLYAGRWETCFDDLLSLTYKSSASTGRDNLNGILFYLRVVNSIHEEIGDVLVSRSRGEQDKANSLKDLIRERDMQKIASSWQEILSTWRDADDTVVELCLKAVGSWVSWIDIGLVVNQTMLDLLFQQLGRAEKQELRDGEQRVRDAAVDVFTEIIGKKMKPADKIEMIVFLNLDSIVTQLSNSPPLRESRFTYKYDVDLAETVAKLVNITVMDIVRALETDTGPVKDKASDLLQVFLPHILRFFSDEYDEICSTVIPCVNDMLTYMRKVAKGDAALEARNKSILLPVLKAIVAKMRYDETSNWGDEDEQTDEAEFQELRKRLGVLQQIIASADEQLYIDAISEVVGTTFEKLRASGGQIDWRDLDLALHEMFIFGDLAVKAGGLYAKGSPNGPAAVRLIEMMLGMVESDIRSFTHPATQLQYMEICVRYSSFFQNHVQLIPGVLESFLQLVHHPNRKVKTRSWYLFQRLVKQLRGLIGNVAQTVVEALGDLLVIQAELPSDGEDGDEMSSEDHEGSADAVFNSQLYLFEAVGVICSTNSVPVDKQVLYVQSVLNPIFADMQRNLDAAKSNDDRALLQIHHDIMALGTLTPASSTPVTTPAPEVSECFCQVAEATLVALESLKTSFNIRTAARFAFSRLISVLGVRILPQLPRWIDGLLTQTSSRDEMALFLRLLDQVIFGFKGEIFSILDTLLTPFLQRVFSGLADPTTGTDDEIQLAELKREYLNFLLAVLNNDLGAVIISERNQPLFETVITTIEHFAKDIEDFTTAKMAFSVLSRMGSAWGGPDIAPGASNGAAPTQAAIPGFGGFMISRFSPLCWALPTTPSFNSKDALAKQVLAEAGGLQRTIYLKTGMEYVEYLRTRELPGMGMGGDLIEEFLTALSQLDMKGFRQFFPSFIQRLSA from the exons ATGAACCCCTCCAAAAACCCAAATCCTGCCCTTCCCCCGCCGTTCAGCATCGTCACCGCATCCCGCACCCCTCCTCACACAAGATTGGCA GTAGCAAATGCAATTGAGATTGCTTCAAATCCACACCCAGATCTCACCCTCAAATCTCAAGCCTTCGACTTCCTCAATCAACTCCGCTCCGATCCCTCCGGCTGGCCAGTCTgcctccgcctcttcctcaaGTCCCCTCCCCAATCCGAGATTGTACGACATGCCAGCTTGGAGGTCATCAATAGTGCCGCCCAGACGGGCCTGATCGACCTGGACTCGCTCGCCTACGTTCGAGACGAATTGATGACCTATATCCGAAATGTGTACGGTCCCGAGAACGCTGCGACGCCCGATGCCCCGTACATTCAGAATAAGCTCGCACAGACAGTCACCTACTTGTTCGCCGGACTCTATGCCGGCCGTTGGGAGACCTGTTTCGACGACCTGTTGAGCCTCACATACAAGAGTTCGGCCAGCACGGGCCGCGATAACCTGAACGGAATTTTGTTCTATCTGCGAGTCGTCAACTCGATCCACGAGGAAATTGGCGATGTGCTGGTGTCAAGATCCCGTGGCGAGCAGGACAAGGCGAATAGTTTGAAAGATCTGATCCGAGAACGGGACATGCAGAAAATCGCCAGTTCATGGCAAGAAATCCTGTCTACGTGGCGGGACGCGGACGACACCGTGGTCGAGCTGTGTTTGAAGGCCGTCGGAAGTTGGGTCAGCTGGATTGACATTGGTCTGGTCGTCAACCAGACCATGTTGGACCTGCTGTTCCAGCAGTTGGGCCGTGCGGAGAAGCAGGAACTGCGCGATGGGGAACAACGGGTGCGGGATGCCGCCGTCGACGTGTTCACCGAGATCATCggcaagaagatgaagccgGCCGACAAGATCGAAATGATCGTCTTCCTCAACCTGGACTCGATCGTCACGCAGCTGTCCAACAGCCCACCTCTCCGAGAGAGTCGATTCACATACAAGTACGACGTCGACCTCGCAGAGACCGTCGCCAAGCTCGTCAACATCACTGTCATGGATATCGTGCGGGCGCTCGAGACCGACACGGGCCCCGTGAAAGACAAAGCCAGCGACCTCCTTCAAGTTTTCCTTCCTCACATTCTGCGATTCTTCTCTGACGAATACGACGAGATTTGCTCGACGGTGATCCCCTGCGTCAACGACATGCTCACCTACATGCGCAAGGTGGCCAAGGGCGACGCAGCATTGGAAGCGCGAAACAAGTCCATTCTGTTGCCGGTCCTGAAAGCCATCGTGGCCAAGATGCGGTACGACGAAACGTCCAACTGgggcgatgaggatgaacAGACCGACGAGGCGGAATTCCAGGAGCTTCGCAAGAGACTGGGCGTGCTGCAGCAGATCATTGCCTCGGCCGACGAACAATTGTACATTGACGCCATCTCAGAAGTGGTGGGCACCACCTTTGAAAAGTTGCGGGCCTCGGGGGGTCAGATTGATTGGCGTGACCTGGATCTCGCTCTGCATGAGATGTTCATCTTTGGCGATCTCGCGGTCAAGGCTGGCGGCTTGTATGCCAAGGGCTCACCCAACGGTCCTGCCGCGGTACGTCTGATCGAGATGATGCTCGGCATGGTGGAGTCGGACATTCGTTCGTTCACCCACCCGGCGACTCAGCTTCAGTACATGGAGATTTGTGTTCGCTACAGTTCGTTCTTCCAAAATCACGTGCAGCTGATTCCGGGGGTGCTGGAGAGTTTCCTGCAGTTGGTCCACCACCCGAATCGCAAGGTCAAGACTCGCTCCTGGTATCTCTTCCAACGACTCGTCAAGCAGTTGCGGGGTCTGATTGGCAACGTGGCGCAGACCGTTGTGGAAGCCCTCGGTGATCTCCTGGTCATCCAAGCGGAGCTTCCCTCTGACGGCGaggatggcgatgagatGTCTTCGGAAGATCACGAAGGCTCTGCAGATGCGGTGTTCAATAGCCAGCTGTACCTCTTTGAGGCTGTCGGTGTCATCTGCTCGACCAACAGCGTGCCTGTCGACAAGCAGGTGCTTTACGTTCAGTCCGTGCTGAACCCGATCTTCGCCGACATGCAACGTAATCTTGATGCGGCCAAGTCCAACGACGATCGAGCGCTCCTGCAGATTCACCACGACATCATGGCTCTAGGCACACTGACCCCGGCCAGTAGCACCCCAGTCACCACCCCCGCGCCAGAGGTGTCTGAATGTTTCTGCCAGGTGGCTGAGGCGACTCTGGTTGCTCTCGAGTCTCTCAAGACATCATTCAACATTCGTACGGCCGCCCGATTTGCCTTTTCCCGATTGATCAGCGTTCTCGGCGTGCGCATCCTGCCCCAGCTTCCCCGGTGGATCGACGGACTTTTGACACAGACATCTTCCCGCGACGAGATGGCTCTGTTTCTGCGTCTGCTGGACCAGGTCATCTTTGGATTCAAGGGCGAAATCTTTAGTATTCTCGACACTCTTTTGACTCCCTTCCTCCAGCGCGTCTTTTCTGGTCTAGCCGATCCGACCACGGGTACCGATGACGAGATTCAGCTGGCTGAGCTGAAGCGTGAATATCTCAACTTCCTGCTGGCTGTCTTGAACAATGACTTGGGTGCCGTAATCATCAGTGAGA GGAATCAACCGCTCTTTGAAACGGTGATTACAACCATCGAGCACTTTGCCAAGGACATTGAAGACTTTACGACCGCGAAAATGGCCTTCTCCGTCCTCTCCAGAATGGGAAGCGCTTGGGGTGGACCCGACATTGCCCCGGGGGCTTCCAACGGCGCTGCGCCAACTCAGGCGGCCATTCCTGGATTTGGTGGGTTCATGATCAGCCGATTCTCGCCTCTTTGCTGGGCTCTCCCTACCACGCCTAGCTTCAACTCGAAAGATGCCCTCGCCAAGCAAGTTCTCGCTGAAGCAGGTGGTCTGCAACGCACCATCTACCTCAAGACCGGGATGGAATACGTTGAGTATCTGCGGACTCGGGAACTTCCCGGCATGGGCATGGGTGGTGATCTGATTGAAGAATTCTTGACGGCCCTCAGTCAGTTGGACATGAAAGGATTTAGGCAATTCTTCCCG TCTTTTATTCAGCGATTAAGCGCATAA
- a CDS encoding S-formylglutathione hydrolase — protein sequence MSGVTEKARIASFGGKLLKLSHNASTTRCEMSFNLYLPPGAVDSNASSKVPVLIYLSGLTCTADNCSEKGFFQHAASKKGIAVLYPDTSPRGLNIAGEDDSYDFGSGAGFYVDATKAPYDQGYNMYSYVTEELPQTVFKAFPQLDSSRVSITGHSMGGHGALTLFLRNPGKYKSVSAFAPISNPINCPWGQKAFKGYFGEDQQEKWKEHDATELVKKWNGPELDILIDVGTGDNFYKQGQLLPENLQAAAAEAGHKGVNVRFQPDYDHSYYTMATFADDHVEHAAKYLK from the exons atgtccGGCGTTACTGAAAAGGCACGCATTGCCTCTTTTGGCGGCAAGCTCCTCAAGCTGAGCCACAATGCTTCTACCACCCGTTGCGAAATGTCTTTCAACTTGTATCTCCCTCCGGGGGCTGTGGACAGCAATGCATCCAGCAAGGTCCCTGTGCTGATTTATCTGTCTGGTCTGACCTGTACCGCCGACAATTGCTCCGAGAAGGGCTTCTTCCAGCATGCGGCCAGCAAGAAGGGAATTGCGGTGCTGTATCCGGATACCAGCCCTC GGGGTTTGAACATTGCTGGCGAGGACGACTCGTATGACTTTGGATCCGGCGCTGGCTTCTACGTTGATGCGACCAAGGCCCCTTATGACCAGGGATACAACATGTACAGCTATGTCACTGAAGAGCTGCCTCAGACTGTCTTCAAGGCGTTTCCGCAATTGGACTCCAGCCGCGTGAGCATTACCGGTCATAGTATGGGTGGACACGGTGCTCTCACACTG TTCCTGCGCAACCCGGGCAAGTACAAGTCTGTCTCGGCATTCGctccaatctccaacccGATCAACTGTCCCTGGGGTCAAAAGGCGTTCAAGGGATACTTTGGCGAAGACCAGCAGGAAAAGTGGAAGGAGCATGATGCGACAGAGTTGGTAAAGAAGTGGAACGGTCCAGAGTTGGATATTCTCATTGATGTG GGCACCGGCGACAACTTTTACAAACAAGGCCAACTACTCCCCGAGAACCTCcaagccgccgccgccgaggCCGGCCACAAGGGCGTAAATGTTCGATTCCAGCCAGACTACGACCACTCTTATTACACCATGGCCACCTTTGCAGATGACCATGTGGAACATGCTGCCAAGTATTTGAAATAG